One genomic window of Lentimicrobiaceae bacterium includes the following:
- the rpmA gene encoding 50S ribosomal protein L27, whose amino-acid sequence MAHKKGVGSSSNGRESHSKRLGIKIYGGQFAKAGNIIVRQRGTKHNAGENVGIGKDHTLFALVDGLVKFTKGKNDKSYVSIVSE is encoded by the coding sequence ATGGCACACAAGAAAGGAGTTGGTAGCTCAAGCAACGGACGCGAATCGCACAGCAAACGCTTAGGAATAAAAATTTACGGCGGGCAGTTTGCAAAAGCCGGTAATATTATAGTACGTCAGCGTGGAACCAAACACAATGCCGGCGAAAATGTTGGTATTGGTAAAGACCATACACTTTTTGCATTGGTAGACGGATTGGTTAAATTTACAAAAGGTAAAAACGACAAGTCGTACGTTTCTATCGTAAGCGAATAG
- a CDS encoding cob(I)yrinic acid a,c-diamide adenosyltransferase, whose translation MKTDIGKTHFYTGNGKGKTTAAIGLAIRAAGAGMKVYFAQFVKGMKYSEFDLLNSIENIEVHLFGTECFINKTPEKEDILAAQNGLKTVTDIVSSEKYDMVILDEIFIALYYKLIDQQQLSYLLTSKPPSVELVLTGRYTPKELYPYADLITEMNEVKHYYNDGVLSRKGIDH comes from the coding sequence ATGAAAACAGATATCGGAAAAACCCACTTCTACACAGGTAACGGCAAAGGCAAAACCACTGCCGCTATCGGACTTGCAATAAGAGCTGCAGGAGCTGGAATGAAAGTGTATTTTGCACAATTTGTAAAAGGCATGAAATACTCCGAATTCGATTTGCTTAATAGTATTGAAAATATTGAGGTTCACTTATTCGGAACCGAATGTTTTATAAACAAGACTCCCGAAAAAGAAGATATTTTGGCAGCACAAAATGGTCTAAAAACTGTTACGGATATAGTTAGCAGCGAGAAATACGACATGGTAATTTTAGACGAAATTTTTATTGCCTTATATTACAAACTGATAGACCAACAGCAACTAAGCTATTTATTGACAAGCAAGCCGCCAAGCGTTGAGCTTGTACTAACCGGCAGGTACACTCCAAAGGAACTTTATCCGTACGCCGACTTAATAACCGAAATGAACGAAGTAAAACATTATTATAACGATGGAGTTTTGTCGCGTAAAGGAATCGACCACTAA
- a CDS encoding OmpA family protein, with protein MKNPKNYKLFLLITAISVLLSATSCVSMEKYNELATRCGEETLMLNNKITEMRDGFNEMSATNQKLVKDNAKLKADTADLLQKYRNLNAEFKELERNYENLRAQYNLNYYDNEKAMGELRRTQDELLMRETRLNNLEKELAKKSRDIDELEAALRAQDSITNALRKSVADALMGFQDKGLSVYTKKGKVYVSLEEKLLFASGKWEVSKQGVSALKNLAMVLEKDTNINVLIEGHTDNIPLKSSNQVEDNWDLSVMRATSIVKILLSSAEINPTRVVASGRGEYLPVMPNTSAENKAKNRRTEIILTPKLEKLLEIIGE; from the coding sequence ATGAAAAATCCGAAAAATTATAAACTTTTTCTATTGATTACAGCAATCTCGGTTCTATTATCGGCAACAAGTTGCGTATCAATGGAAAAATACAACGAGTTGGCTACTCGCTGCGGCGAAGAAACCCTTATGCTCAACAACAAAATTACCGAAATGAGAGATGGTTTCAACGAAATGAGTGCTACCAATCAGAAATTGGTTAAAGACAATGCCAAACTTAAAGCCGATACTGCCGACCTATTGCAAAAGTATAGAAATTTAAATGCAGAGTTTAAGGAGTTGGAAAGGAATTACGAAAACCTCAGAGCTCAGTACAACTTAAACTACTACGATAACGAAAAAGCTATGGGTGAGCTAAGGCGTACACAAGACGAATTACTCATGCGTGAAACCCGTTTGAATAATTTGGAAAAAGAGTTGGCAAAGAAAAGTCGCGATATCGACGAGCTTGAAGCCGCACTACGAGCTCAAGATTCAATAACCAATGCTTTAAGAAAAAGCGTAGCCGATGCTCTTATGGGCTTTCAGGATAAGGGACTTTCGGTTTACACCAAAAAGGGCAAGGTGTATGTCTCATTGGAAGAAAAGCTATTGTTTGCTTCCGGGAAATGGGAAGTCAGCAAGCAAGGAGTTTCCGCTCTTAAAAATTTAGCTATGGTTTTGGAAAAAGATACCAATATCAATGTGTTGATAGAAGGACACACCGACAATATTCCGCTCAAAAGCTCTAATCAGGTTGAAGACAATTGGGATTTAAGCGTTATGCGTGCAACATCAATTGTAAAGATTTTGCTAAGTAGCGCCGAAATCAACCCAACCCGGGTTGTAGCTTCAGGTAGAGGTGAATATTTACCGGTTATGCCCAACACTTCAGCTGAAAATAAAGCTAAAAACCGCAGAACGGAAATTATTTTAACACCGAAATTGGAAAAACTATTGGAAATTATTGGGGAGTAA
- a CDS encoding exodeoxyribonuclease III, with the protein MQIISYNVNGIRAAINKGLVDWLKTANPDVVCFQETKAQPEQIDDQLFESLGYKCYWFSAQKKGYSGVGIISKIEPLHVEYGMQIPKYDDEGRFIRADFGKFSVVSVYHPSGTTGDVRQEFKYQWLDDFREYVAKLRKQIPNLVLSGDYNICHKPIDIHDPIGNAKSSGFLPEERQWFTDFLSDGFVDTFRHFNPNPHQYTWWSYRANARSRNLGWRIDYHIVNEEMEAMLKRAVILSSVVHSDHCPILLEINS; encoded by the coding sequence ATGCAAATAATATCGTACAATGTAAACGGAATACGTGCCGCCATAAACAAAGGCTTAGTCGATTGGTTGAAAACAGCCAATCCCGACGTAGTATGCTTTCAGGAAACAAAGGCTCAGCCGGAACAAATAGACGATCAACTTTTTGAAAGCTTAGGATACAAATGCTATTGGTTTTCGGCGCAAAAGAAAGGCTATAGCGGTGTTGGAATCATTAGCAAAATTGAGCCATTGCACGTTGAATATGGAATGCAAATTCCGAAATATGACGACGAAGGCAGGTTTATTAGAGCCGATTTCGGTAAATTTTCGGTTGTTTCGGTTTATCACCCTTCGGGTACAACGGGTGATGTTAGACAAGAGTTCAAATACCAATGGTTGGACGATTTTAGAGAATATGTGGCTAAGTTGCGAAAACAAATTCCTAATCTTGTTCTTTCCGGCGATTACAATATTTGTCATAAACCTATAGATATCCACGACCCAATCGGCAATGCCAAAAGTAGCGGTTTCTTGCCCGAAGAACGACAATGGTTCACTGATTTTCTGTCCGACGGCTTTGTTGATACTTTTAGGCATTTCAACCCAAATCCCCATCAATATACTTGGTGGAGCTACAGAGCCAACGCTCGTAGCCGAAACTTAGGTTGGCGCATCGATTATCACATTGTAAACGAAGAAATGGAAGCTATGCTCAAAAGAGCCGTTATACTCAGCTCCGTAGTCCATTCAGACCATTGTCCTATTCTTTTGGAAATAAATTCTTAA
- a CDS encoding OstA-like protein, with protein sequence MVKFKFSFKYFALTAIALLFTVSMFSQQRYRIQIVSSGAMLGDERNPDAVKIIGNPVFEHDGAYLYCDSALMYESSNSIDCFGRVHIKSGDTLHLYGKFLNYSGNTKIANIKDDVKVQDPNSALYSNEMVYNRNTNTVSYFDGGKIVNEDNTLKSKIANYHTDTKVAYFSNDVIMYNPDYTVNTDTLKYNTETRIAYFLGPTQMVGEDVFIYCEDGEYDRENNNSRFSKRAKLIDGTRILTGDSLYYFENQNYGKAKGNIFLTDTVENIIVRGNFAEYFKSQQYAYITKKPHAEIWENSDTLFLRADTLRVTFDTLSNDTKDLFAYYNTKFYRKDVQGACDSMVYATADSLICLMQKPVLWSDENQITADTIYIFLKNEQIDSIKMCNSAFIVSQDTLYGFNQLKGKNMVAHFKDKELSHIFITGNAESLYYVKENDNTLIGINVKKSNTMTVVINDDKVSQIYYYQKPDAKLYPQDKLTEEDKYFKNFLWRSSDRPLNKTHLLDNHQENKNSNQE encoded by the coding sequence ATGGTAAAATTTAAATTCAGTTTTAAATATTTCGCACTTACTGCAATTGCATTGTTATTTACAGTATCTATGTTTAGCCAGCAGAGGTATCGTATTCAAATAGTATCGTCGGGAGCAATGCTAGGTGATGAAAGAAACCCCGATGCAGTGAAAATAATTGGCAATCCGGTTTTTGAACACGATGGCGCTTACTTGTACTGTGACAGCGCTCTAATGTACGAGAGCTCTAATAGCATAGATTGTTTCGGCAGAGTCCATATCAAATCGGGTGATACACTACATTTGTATGGCAAATTTTTGAACTACAGCGGAAACACCAAAATTGCCAACATAAAAGATGATGTCAAGGTGCAAGACCCAAATTCTGCGCTTTATTCCAACGAAATGGTGTACAACCGAAATACAAACACTGTAAGTTACTTTGACGGCGGCAAAATTGTAAACGAAGACAACACGCTTAAAAGCAAAATAGCAAACTACCACACCGATACTAAGGTAGCGTATTTTAGTAATGACGTAATAATGTACAACCCCGATTATACCGTTAATACCGATACTCTTAAATACAATACCGAAACTCGTATAGCTTACTTTTTAGGTCCTACGCAAATGGTAGGCGAAGATGTATTTATTTATTGCGAAGATGGCGAATACGACCGCGAAAATAATAATTCCAGATTCAGCAAACGAGCTAAGCTGATTGACGGCACACGCATACTAACAGGCGACAGCTTATACTACTTTGAGAATCAGAATTACGGCAAGGCAAAAGGCAACATTTTTCTAACCGACACGGTTGAAAACATAATAGTAAGAGGCAATTTTGCCGAATATTTCAAATCACAGCAATATGCTTATATCACCAAAAAACCACATGCCGAAATATGGGAAAATTCCGACACTTTGTTTTTGCGTGCCGATACCTTGCGCGTTACTTTTGACACGCTAAGCAACGACACCAAAGACCTGTTTGCTTACTACAACACAAAGTTCTATCGCAAAGACGTACAAGGAGCTTGCGACTCAATGGTTTACGCTACCGCCGATTCTCTTATATGTCTGATGCAAAAGCCTGTTTTATGGTCTGACGAAAACCAGATTACAGCCGATACAATCTACATTTTTCTTAAAAATGAGCAGATTGACAGTATAAAAATGTGTAATTCGGCTTTTATTGTCTCGCAAGATACTTTGTACGGCTTCAATCAGCTTAAAGGGAAAAATATGGTAGCACATTTTAAAGACAAAGAGCTTAGCCATATTTTTATCACCGGCAATGCTGAAAGTTTGTACTATGTCAAAGAAAACGACAATACACTTATAGGTATTAATGTCAAGAAAAGCAACACTATGACTGTTGTAATAAACGACGACAAAGTCAGCCAAATATATTACTACCAAAAGCCCGATGCTAAACTTTACCCACAAGATAAGCTTACGGAAGAAGACAAATATTTTAAAAACTTTTTGTGGCGTAGTTCCGACAGACCTTTGAACAAAACGCATTTGTTGGATAATCATCAGGAAAATAAAAACTCAAACCAAGAATAA
- a CDS encoding aminopeptidase P family protein, whose product MKTTRYNPISSQMYIRNREKLVNQLKINSLVIVNSNDEMPKNGDQTFLFRQHSTLFYLTGIDQEKTILTICPHHPNPSLREIIFIINADPTTLVWQGYKLSPQDVTQLSGVKTVKFVDSFDSVLRELMVFSENVYLYQNDYIKFFTDVPCKDDRFALEIKNKYPLHNYLPLTTITSPMRAVKEPEEIAQMKIACGITRDAFLRVLKMVKPGVMEYEIEAEYTHEFIRQGANGHAFDPIIASGKDTCVLHYINNNKECKDGDLLLMDVGADYGNYAADMSRTIPINGKFSERQKQVYTSVLDVLNQATAMLVPGSCIDKWHKQVCKLIENELVKLGLLSTFDIENQNPDSPAFFKYYMHGSGHFLGLDTHDTGSKFQTFVPGMVITCEPGIYIPDENIGIRLENDILITDNQPINLMSDIPILPEEIENIMSN is encoded by the coding sequence ATGAAAACTACCAGATACAATCCCATTTCATCGCAAATGTACATTCGCAACCGCGAAAAACTTGTGAACCAATTAAAAATAAACTCTTTGGTAATTGTTAATTCCAACGATGAAATGCCCAAAAACGGCGATCAAACTTTTTTGTTCCGACAACACTCAACATTGTTTTATCTAACAGGCATAGATCAGGAAAAAACCATACTCACAATTTGTCCGCATCATCCTAACCCATCTTTGCGAGAAATAATTTTTATTATAAACGCCGACCCAACCACATTGGTGTGGCAAGGCTATAAATTATCACCGCAGGATGTTACTCAATTATCAGGCGTTAAAACTGTTAAATTTGTCGATAGTTTTGATTCGGTGCTACGCGAATTAATGGTTTTTTCCGAAAACGTGTACTTATATCAAAACGATTATATAAAGTTTTTTACCGATGTTCCCTGCAAAGACGATAGGTTCGCTCTCGAAATAAAAAACAAATATCCCTTGCATAATTATTTGCCGCTAACGACAATTACAAGTCCCATGCGAGCCGTAAAAGAACCCGAAGAAATAGCTCAAATGAAGATAGCCTGTGGCATTACTCGCGATGCTTTTTTGCGTGTTCTCAAAATGGTAAAACCAGGTGTTATGGAATACGAAATTGAAGCAGAATACACACACGAGTTTATCAGACAAGGTGCCAACGGACACGCTTTCGACCCGATAATTGCTTCGGGCAAAGATACTTGTGTATTGCACTATATCAACAATAACAAAGAGTGCAAAGATGGCGATTTATTGCTTATGGACGTTGGAGCCGATTACGGAAACTACGCCGCCGATATGTCGAGAACAATTCCCATAAATGGAAAATTTTCAGAACGACAAAAACAAGTTTACACATCGGTACTTGATGTTTTAAACCAAGCTACTGCTATGCTAGTGCCCGGAAGCTGCATAGACAAATGGCATAAGCAAGTATGCAAACTCATTGAAAACGAGCTTGTTAAGTTGGGGCTTCTATCTACTTTCGATATTGAAAATCAAAACCCGGATTCGCCGGCATTTTTCAAATACTATATGCATGGTAGCGGACATTTCTTAGGTTTAGACACACACGACACGGGATCTAAATTTCAAACTTTTGTGCCCGGTATGGTAATAACCTGCGAACCGGGAATTTATATCCCCGACGAAAATATAGGAATAAGATTGGAAAACGATATATTAATAACAGATAATCAACCTATAAACCTTATGAGCGACATACCTATCTTACCTGAAGAAATAGAAAATATTATGAGCAATTAA
- the lnt gene encoding apolipoprotein N-acyltransferase: MNKLTRTHKYLLSTLSGALFSLSWLENGLPFLIFFAFVPLFIIEHNHFLKKDENHSFDVVKYAAIAFAIWNTITTFWIKNAAWVGLIAAVVVNTLFMSLAFWLFHIYHRKNVQGGAAYLSFIAFVLSFEFLGLRWELNWPWLNLGNVFANYPSWIQWYEYTGVSGGSLWILLINIFIFFILKYFLFKATKSKRSLWANAISLAIVFFVPFTISQIRFHTYEEEINPVNVIVVQPNLDPYTEQYEIKPTVVTNNMLALAQRYVSDGTDIIAFPESAIQEYTYENSLAHAPSIQMIREFLQQSERPMYVIAGMSTKKNYADDEKPSKTARKYSNADIYYDSYNTALLIDKELNFQLHHKSKLTPGVEIMPFAKQLKFLEKYFLDFGGIVGSLGVDKVQKPLIINDNIKVASIICYESVFGEFCTEFVRNGANLFCVITNDGWWGDTPGYKQHFSMSRIRAIECRRSVARSANTGISGFINQKGEVLHKTDYWVADSAVATLNLNNKVTFYAKYGDYIQRISLLIAALSTLILITQGLLNKKRTTK; encoded by the coding sequence ATGAATAAATTAACCCGAACACACAAATACCTCCTCTCAACTTTAAGCGGAGCCCTGTTCTCCCTAAGCTGGCTCGAAAATGGCTTACCTTTTCTTATATTTTTTGCTTTTGTTCCTTTGTTTATCATCGAACACAACCACTTTCTGAAAAAAGACGAAAACCACTCTTTCGATGTCGTAAAGTACGCAGCCATTGCTTTTGCCATATGGAATACTATTACCACATTTTGGATAAAAAATGCAGCTTGGGTCGGTTTAATTGCAGCCGTAGTTGTCAACACACTATTCATGTCATTGGCATTTTGGCTTTTCCACATTTACCATAGAAAAAATGTGCAGGGCGGAGCTGCATATTTATCGTTTATAGCCTTTGTTTTATCTTTTGAGTTTTTGGGTCTGCGATGGGAATTGAATTGGCCCTGGCTTAATTTGGGTAATGTTTTCGCCAATTACCCTTCGTGGATACAATGGTATGAATATACCGGAGTTTCAGGTGGTTCTCTGTGGATTTTACTAATAAACATATTCATATTTTTTATTCTTAAATACTTTTTATTTAAAGCAACCAAATCAAAAAGGTCGCTGTGGGCTAATGCAATATCACTCGCTATCGTTTTTTTCGTGCCCTTTACAATTTCACAAATCAGGTTTCATACTTACGAAGAAGAAATAAATCCTGTAAATGTTATTGTTGTACAGCCAAATTTAGATCCATACACCGAGCAATACGAAATTAAACCTACCGTTGTTACCAATAACATGTTGGCGTTGGCACAAAGATACGTCAGCGACGGCACCGATATTATTGCGTTTCCCGAAAGTGCAATACAGGAATATACTTACGAAAACAGTCTGGCGCATGCACCTTCAATACAAATGATTAGAGAATTTTTACAGCAAAGCGAGCGCCCAATGTACGTAATTGCAGGTATGTCGACCAAAAAGAATTATGCAGACGACGAAAAACCTTCAAAAACTGCCAGAAAATACTCCAATGCCGATATTTACTACGATTCGTACAATACGGCTTTACTTATAGATAAAGAATTGAACTTTCAGCTACATCATAAGTCGAAACTCACACCCGGAGTTGAAATTATGCCTTTTGCCAAGCAATTAAAGTTTTTAGAAAAATATTTTCTCGATTTTGGAGGAATTGTCGGTAGCTTGGGAGTCGATAAAGTTCAAAAACCACTAATTATCAACGATAACATAAAAGTTGCAAGCATTATTTGTTACGAATCGGTTTTTGGCGAATTTTGTACCGAATTTGTCAGAAACGGAGCCAATCTCTTTTGTGTAATTACCAACGATGGCTGGTGGGGAGATACGCCCGGATACAAACAACATTTTAGCATGTCTCGTATCAGAGCCATCGAATGCAGAAGAAGCGTTGCACGCTCGGCAAATACGGGGATTTCAGGATTTATCAACCAAAAAGGAGAAGTATTGCACAAAACCGATTATTGGGTAGCCGATTCGGCTGTGGCTACACTTAACCTAAACAATAAAGTAACTTTTTATGCCAAGTACGGCGATTATATTCAGCGTATATCATTGCTTATTGCCGCACTTTCGACTCTAATCCTTATAACGCAAGGCTTATTGAATAAGAAAAGAACAACAAAATAA